DNA from Pelodiscus sinensis isolate JC-2024 chromosome 1, ASM4963464v1, whole genome shotgun sequence:
GcactccctctccaccccaccaTGGGTTGGTTCCATGCTAGACTGCCCTATTCAGTGTACATGGTTACAtgtgcagaggagagagagagccaCAGTGAGTTAATGCATCTTGGGCTTCACCATTGGCATCTTGGGGCTCAAATCTTACCACAGCTGGGGGCCAGGGACTGAAAGAGATACGAGTTGCTGAGTGGCGTGGGCAGAGCTGTGAGGGGGCTTCCGAGTGGAATAACTGAGGGGAATGCAGGACAGAGCTGTATGGAGAATATTAGCAGAGCTGCATGTGGATTCATCTGCATCAGCCAAGGCTGCTGACATCTGACAGTAGAGAGGAAAATCTGACATATACTAGAGACACGCTTAGAACTTACCCGCACATACAGATCACACGATTCTTATTTATTATAGGGCAGGCAAAGCCGCCACTGAGGAGACCCTACTGGCTTGCACAGCACCTGCCCAGTCCTGCATATCCCTGGCTTTCATGAGCACCAAAATCATGTGACAATGTTAATCAAAGACGCAAGCTTGCGGGCGTGCGCCCGcctgtgtctgtctgcctgcatGTTTCTAGTGTGGTGGCTGGGCATGCAAGTATAGCCCAGGAGGAAGCTAGGAACGGGGTGGCAGCAGATGGAGGAGCAAAGTCACCTGCGGCAGCACAAGGCCAGACCTCAGGCACTTGATACCCAGCCAGGAACTCCATCAAAACAAGAGACTTCTTTGATCTGCCGCAGAGTTAAAAGGAGATCATTAACTTGCACTGGACTAATAACCTTACCTCAGCTCCTGCTacagaacaggaaaagccctAGCTGCTCTGGTTGGCCCCTGGAGAGGCTCCACCCTTCTACTGCCGttccaccctgctcccagccttaTCGCAGCATCAGGTGGATGTATTTGCTGGTTGTTGCTGCACTGTGTGCCTTCCCTTTTAAGGGTCCGTCTGTAGCCTGGGGGTGCAGTTTCCCACTCAGCCCAGGCTCTGTGACGTGGGGATGCTAGGACAGCTCAGGTGAGCAGTTCCCTCAGAGAGGTGGGGAGAGCACACCAAGCCTCACACCCCAGGTCCAGTCTCTCACAGGTCCTTCTGGCTTTGTGACAGGGAAGAAAATCAGAAACCTCCCAGCCTAAGCATGCAGTCCCCACTCCCAGAGCTGCTtcagagatagagagagagaataatgaggCCTGCAGCCTGGGCGTGCTGACATGCTTTAGTCAAACTGATAGCATCTGCGACAACAAAAAGTTGGCACCTAAAATTCCTTCTGTGATCAGGGAGTGGAGCTAATTCCTGTAATCCGGTCTCCAGTGAGTGGGCCTGCGTTCGCAATCCCTCTGTAAAGCACTGATCCATAAATGCTTCTCCggttttctctcctcctcctccctagcTAGCAAGGTCGCATCTTTCTTCTTCCCACTAATTCCACCAAAGTCGTGCAGTCGTGTGGCAccctcctgctgaccccaggAAGTGCCAGAGTTTAAAATAAAGTCTAATTCCCTGCATATATTAAGTATCAGGAAGGACCAGACTCATCTGCACAGCGCGCTGTTCATCCACAGATGCATTTCTTAAAAATCAGTTTTGATCTCAGGTTTCAGATATTTGGACTCATAAACAATCCATTTTCCAATATCGAAGCTCGTGTGTGCGTGATACAAAAACAGTACAGGAGGGATACAAAGCCTTTCACGTCTGTGTTACTGGAAGCAACTCAGCTGATCACCTTCCCTGAATTGCAATCCTGAAATGCCGGGTTCATGTCACAGTGGTGGGTCGAATGACTCTGAGACAGAATTTGTCCCGGATTCCCTGCAACACTGCTCTGCGCTTGCCTTGtctcagagccagcagcagcctcttcctgatgtgtgtgtgtgtgggaaggtaGAAGGAAGCTGAGGTGGGCCTTAGCCCTCCTTTCACACATGGTCCTGCCCCCTATCATGGCCACTGcctgggatgtggggggtgggaagagggcagctgccctggagctcgatgatttaaaagggctcagggctccagacAGTTACCATGGCCGCAACagcggccagagccccaggccctttaatgGCCTCCCAACTCCCATGCAGCATGGTCCGGGCAGCGTTGAGGGCTGGGTGGTAGAGGCAAGCAACCTAGCAGCATCCCTCCTGCCCAAGAGCCGAGCCCCGATCACTTCCGAgcctccccagagctgagccctccCCACACCTTACCCAGGACCTGGCAATCTGTTGTCAGGCCTgcttcctgctcctctccccccaggctcccCAAAGCCTTGGTaagagctgcccagggagcccaggccACTCCTCCACTTGCCCTGGACAGTGCACCCTAGGGGACAGGGACATGGGCTGGGGACTGCTCGCAGGCACCCTGGTGTCCTCTAAAGGGTAGGTGTAGAGTCTGGGACTCCCCACAGAAGCTTGGAGTCCCTGAGCAGCTCTTACCACTGCCCAGttctggcttctggcctggcctgggccttgggcaggaagagggggagcaggtggTAGGGgttcaggggaagaggagggattgGGTGGGCCACAGAAGTGGTGCATCTCCTACATGCATCCTGCTTTTGCCTTTTGAAAAGACAGCTACCCTAGTTCTCCTCACGATCCATCATGTAGTTATCGGAAGTCATCATCATATGACAGGTGACCCCGAATGACATGAGCTTGtgttctctcagctgtgtgtCTTGTGGGAAGATGCCTATgtcacaaaaaaaccccatcatGCAACCTGGCACTAGCTGCCTCAGCAGAGAGTCCAAGGATTTAGAGGTCTGGGAAGTTGACTTCTCATCTCTAAAATGGACCCTAACCATCAGATCTGAGGCCTATTGGTATCAAGGAAGGGGAGAACAGCACATGGGGGTGAAACTTGCATCGCCATTGCCTATGTGGTACCTGCTCTGTGGACAGAAAATTCATTGTTTCTAGAGCCATCAATCTGGCACTTTCCCCCACACtaaactgaaatgaaatgttaCACTCTGAAAGCAGTTGAGCAAAGAATAACCTTGCTAAGAGGGCATTTACCAGAGACCAGGCACATGCATCTCCCTGACTAAGCATAACACATTAAAAACCTACATTTAATAAACATGTGGCCAAATTctactctcaggctacgtctagactgcaggtttctttcggaagaagctttttacggaagagatctttcggaaaaacttccaaaagagagcgtctgcgctgccaaagtgcatcgaaaaagccatctacttttttgaaagagagcatccagattgaatggatgctctctctcatgtaagctgtgattgctatgaacgaaatggccaccagggcacctgtgctttttcctcttcttccaaaagaactccctcttccccgtccgcacacgcctttttgtgaaagagctcttttgcaaaaaggcttcttcctcgtagaatgaggattcccaatgccggaaaaccccctctgttctttccatttttttgtggaagaacacaattgcagtgtggatgttcttcaagttttgttggaaaaacagccgtttttctgacaaaactctatagtgtagacataccctcagttacaacAGGATGGCCAACGGATGTGACACCAGGCAGGGGCTCAGCTACCATCCACTGCACAGTGACCCAGTTAGGCAAGCAGCTGAAAGGCCAATTTTTCCACACATGAGTACTTCCTAATAGAGAGCATGGAGCTAACCAAACAGTTGGGCAGCACTTTTCTCTGTTTCTATTATTTTGGAAATGTGTTTTAATAAGCACTTGCCTTTCCATGTTTCTCCTTTGTAGTCCTGCAGGGCAGTCATAGGGACCAATTCACAGCTGCTGTAAGTTGGTGAGATTTCATAGAACTTAATGGATTTTCATTCACTTACAATGGCCTTGAATTTGACCTGTAATCTGATGTTTGTAATGTCAGCATTCAAGGTTTATGACATTGAGCTCCATTGTTTATGACATCACAGCCCATGGCAATAACTGTGATGTCATACTGCCGAGTTTGTGACTTTACTGTCAGGTCAAATAGGAGTAGCAAATTGGTCTGTGATACAGGAGTCATCCACACCTTTTTCTAACAATGCCCAAATGTGCACATAATTGGCCAatgggatttaaaaaacaaacccacagAACATGGGACAGATCACATGCGTGAGTTCAGAACAGAGGGAAATATTGGATAGGTTGTGTCTCTAATAGTTGTAAAATTCTGGTACTATATGCACCAGGTCTGCCAGCCACCTGGTGCAGTCACACAGTATAACTCTTTATAATGAAACTTCCCTGACTGTTGGCAAAGTATTTAGAGTTCCTCAGTGTGTAATGCCATTGCTCAGCACGTCTCAGCCTTCATGCCACAGACCAGTTTGTAAGAGGCAGAGATTCTCTCACTTCCCTCCTCTCAGATTTCCCATCCCACGCTTTCATGGCAGCATTTCTCTCTCCATTTGGCtggttcctttcctttccctgccaccttcCCCTTCCTCATCATAATTAGAGCTGTTTGTGCAGGATTGGCATTCAGTGCCTGTGTAACACTTGTTTCCTACTTTGTTATTGTCTGGTAGGGGGACCCCATCCCAGAAGACATTTACAAGATAATGAGTGACAGCTTGGTGCGCTCCCTGAGTGACCTCCAGCGTGCCCTGCAGATAGACTCCGTAGGTAAATCTCCTCCACACCAAACACTCCTCTTCCTTCCTTAATTCTCATGGTGGGAACACATTTCTTTTTCCAGCAGGTACACAGGCAGGACTTACTCTAAATATAGAAACATGTTAGTTTCTAGGTGCCAGTCTATCAAGCTACACTGCAAAACTCAGTTATATTTGGGCTGGGTGCTGAGGAGATTTAAATAGCCTCATACATGGAATGAGGAGCTGGAGAAAAACCTAAGCAAgctcctaagaacataagaactggggtccatctagctcagtatcctgtcttctgacagtggccaatgcagggTGCCtcatagggaatgaacagaacagaacaggtaaccatcaagtgatccctcccgttacccgttcccagcttctggcactcAGCTCCTGAGTGGTTGGAGGGAAATGTGAGCAGATTAGGAGGTGCTTAAATTGAAGAATGAACTAGCCAAGGGGCACATGCAAAGGCACAACAGTGAaaggatgaagtgggttttgggGGTGATGCACAGGTGGATGGATAGGCAGAaccatggatagaaaaaaatgcACTGGTGGGTGATTAGGAGCTGGCCAGGTGAGTTGATAGCACTTATCTAGGAGTTGGTGggaatatgtgtgtgtggggggggggggggggagagatgagaGATCTGGTCCCCAAGTACAATCGATAGGGAAGGGCACAGGCAGGTGGGTGGACTGGTTCATAGCTAGGCCCTTCTATGAGATgacagaaaggggaagaaggatgtAGGACTGTGTCAGGCTGACTAAGGGGGTGGTGGGGATAGAATTCCTTTGTCATTTTCTGTGAGTAATAGCTCAGAGTTTGCAGTGCCTGAAAACACCTGGCTAGGACCGAAatcacagagcagcagcagcagttcaggGAGCAAAGTGTGGAGAGAATGGCACGTGTGGGAATGGGACCACGTGTCACGGTCGCCAGGCGGGATCAGGAATTTATTTATAAACGGTCTCTTCAGAGTGAATTCCATTCTATTCTAACCTCTGCTCCCGCccgtccccctccacccccctcgccTTCTCTCTTGTGTTTTGTCTGTTTGTAGCTTTGTAATCCTTGCCGAGACACTATCTACGGGGGAACAGAATTTCCTGCTTTTGTTTCCTATGCCAGTCGGACCACTGGCACGTTCTCAAAAGCATTCCCGCTCCCTTTCAAAATGgtctgggaggggacagggaggggggagagagggagggcaccAGCTGTGGGCTGCTATTGTTTCCTTTAAAAAGAGGCGAcgaggttcccccccccctccagttcttCTTCGAAGTCCATGAGCCACACAATGGGGCAGTTTCCAAAATTAGCAGCACTGCCTTTTGCAAGCCTGGGTCCCCACCCTGTCAGCAGCGGCAGAAACGAcctatccaaaaaaaaaaaaaaaaaaaaaaaaaaaaagacacactgtggggagggggaaggggacctCAGTTTTCAATAGAAGATTTGTTTCCAGTTAACAGTGTTGCTATTTTTTTCTCATCAACTCAACCCTTACGCAAAAGGCATCCCCTACCCAGGCCTGATAAAATTCCAGAGAATGcaagaaggggggggaggagcgggagaAGATGCATGCAGCCTGTCGTGTCCTATAGCTTACGTAAGGGATACATTTCTGTTCCAGTGACTAACCCTTCATATGCTTAAGAAATGAAACAGGATTCTTTTGGAagcaaggatgtaaaatcctggttaatcagttaagtgGTTAAACAATGTTGGgcagctcagggctccctgcctgctgtggacaggctggagcagctcctcctcTGCACACGAGAGCCTTTCCAGCCCAGGTCACTGGTTCCACAGTAAACCCAGATCAGGAAAGACTGAGTGACACAGCGCATCACATATGGGAGTGAGAGCTTTCATACCCAAGTTACAGATTCCAGTCAGTCCTCAAGTAGTTAGTGACTGCATGTCATTACTGTTCGCTGGCCTATGTGAAATCAGCTTGGTGCTGTCACAGCAGGCTGGCGGCCAGGTGTTCACATCACAATATCCACTAGCGATGACTTATTAACTTGAGGACTGTCTCAGTAGAGAGGCGATGGACTGACCAGAGACCAAATGCCCTTCGTATTCTTACAAAGCGGCTTTCTCCATGGCAGTGGTGGTGAAGTGCCTTACGAGGAGCAATAGGTGCGGGACGCTTGCTCTGCTGTTGTGCCTGATAAACCAGCACCCATGTCCCGGTCCTGAATTCACTTTAATAAATAACTCCCTGGAGGTCGATGTCCATTCTGCCTCCCACTGCAGCTACATCAGGCCACAGAAGGAGAGAGCTGCTGCTTGAGGATTACTGTTGTCTGGAGCGACCACTTGCTAAAGTGCCCCAGGAGGACAATGAGAATTTCTTTGTTCAGCACTTCCTATGGGAAAGCAATGGGACTGGGGTACTGGGAACAGGGctgtcctctcccttctccctcccctggccaaaCTACTCCCAGGACCGGATGCTGAGCTGACAGTAGTAGAGGGGAAGAGTTATTCTAAATGTATATTTCCATTCTTCTGTCAAAAAAAGATGATTACCTCAAATGAGCTTGGTGGGTTGAGAGAGAGAATGCCAGTAACCCACCTCCACCTCATCTAATGTACCTGACCTGACCTCCAGCACCCCCACTATTCCAGTCTGGGTCCTTCACTCAgttctgccagtgcccctcaggcCTGACCTGTAGCATCCTCTGATATACCAGTCGTTGGACAAACACACCTTCTACCACTGCACTTAAGTTCTCACCAATAACACCTCTTGCTAATCCCGCCCTGTtccttccctgcaccccagctctgctgatTCACCTGCATCTTGACATGCAACTCCCTCTGCTTCACCAGTCATACCCCAAACAGCTCGGCTAAGTACATctctacattgtcctgcattttgcttctcttGCCCTAGAGTATCTTCTGCAAGTCCAGCCCTGGGCCTCTCTTTAACAAGATATGGAAGGGAGCAATGTGATGAGGTGAATAAATGTAGAGATGCCTCACACTCATTGCACTTGTGATCTGAGCTGGAACttgaatctaaaactggatgtAAGATGGTAGTGCATGAACTGAAATGATGAATTACCCAAATTTTGCCTCCTCTGTCACTTGATTCTCACACCATTGCCTTACTTTTTTGTCTCTACATTGTCTTATTTGGCTATGACCTTCTCTTGCAGAAGAGGATGGCTCCAATTTGGACCTGAACTCAACCCAAGCCCATCTTGGTCAAAACTTGTCTCGAGGGAAACGAAGTCTAAGTGAGTATTAGGTTCAGACCTAACTTTGGTGCCAACATTTCGGTGTAAGTAAGAGATTAGATACACAAAATACACATGAACAATGAGGAGCCTTGTggcactaacagatttatttatatattatgcatggccatgaatttgattaagtgggttttggccatgaaagcttatgcccaaataatctgttagtctttacggtgcgACAAGGCTCCTCTTTTtgaagatagggtatgtctacactaccaccctaattcgaactagggtggtaatgtaggcaaccggagttgcaaatgaagcccgggatttgaatttcccgggcttcatttgcataaagccgggcgccgccatttttaaatgtccgctagtgcggactccgtgccgcgcggctacacgcagcacggactaggtagttcggactaagcttcctagtccgaactaccattactcctcgtttcacgaactagggtggtaatgtagacatacccatacagactaacacagacaCTCCTCTAAAAAATATACATGGGTATGTACAGTCTGCATCTGTGAAATGTGCATGTTTGTGAAATATGCCTGTGATGGTATGtgtttaagtgtgtgtgtgtcactgtcaCATGTGATTTAGCCTACAGACATAACcggttaagggtgatgcttatcagttactgGGTGGTGCTTACCAGTAACCGGTTAACTGGAGGCCTGGTTACTGATAAACATCACTCAATAAGGGCGATGCATACCGGTTAACCGGTTACATCCCTAGgctgggctgtgccacaggcCTGGGAGggttccagcctggctgggcctgccctgcccgcaggatctggttaactggttaaccataataTTTAACAGGttaaatggtattttacatccttaatgtaACCATGCAAGTGTGTTTGTGTAAGGGAGTCTGGGTCTGAATTCCCAGCGCTGTACCCTGATGCCCTCCTCTGGCTGTGGCTTCAGACTTGGTGTTGGAAATGCCGGTGCCCTGGCTGTATTAGCATTCACTTCATAGCTCATATCAGTGCTGGAAAACAAGTACTAGGCAGGTCACTGGAGTTGGCACCTGGTGTCAGCCAGTGACTAACTGTGTTTCTGCTGAGTGTGATGCTGCCCTAATCAAATGCAGAGATGGTTACGAATTGTTAAGTACTGAAATTAGCTGGAATAATTCTATAGAGCAGAATGATAATGGACCAAGACTGGTGACCTAGCGATTATTTGCATTTTTTGATTTCCACTCCTCCGGCTCCAGCTGGGGCCAGCAGGCCCTGAATGTGTTGCAGAGGCCAAGCATTCAGCCCCTGAAGTGGAGGAGGTGGTGTTTGGAAGCAGGAGATGTCATTCTGCAGCAAATCACTCTGTCTCGTTAGGCGGCAACACTGATGAGCCCCAGTCCTTTCCTGTCCAGCATGTTAGCTATCCTTATCATTATTCTTTCTTTGTCATCACGATGGTTGGCCCTTTGAAAGAGACAGTGAGGGGCATGGAATGGGATGGAGAAAGAACAGATATCTGTAGCTCCAGAGGGGTGCAAGCCTAGGTTAGATTACCTCGTGGTATTGTACCAGGTTTACAAGAGTAGCATATGAAGCCTACTTTGCCATTTTCCCCTCTACATTCAGTGGCAGATGCTGAGCCAGCAGTACTTGCAGAGTGCAAGACACGGACAGAGGTCTTTGAAATCACCCGGAGCATGGTAGATTCCACCAATGCCAACTTTGTGGTGTGGCCACCCTGCGTGGAGGTGCAGCGGTGTTCAGGGTGCTGCAACAATCGCAATGTTCAGTGTCGTCCCACGCTGGTCCGTGTGCGGCACGTTCAGGTACACAGaaatcctctctcctctccctccttgttTCCTTCTTTCAGGGCCTCTccactaaaaataaaaagcaagggcggggagggggaaggggcagcggcAGGGGATTGCCTGTGGCCACACAAGTGAAGGGCGAACAGTGCTGGCCTCTCCATCACAGCCCTGACAACGCACCTCAGCCCAAACACGTGCCTGGGGACAGCATCCCCTCCTCCTTTCCTTGCCCTTCTGTGATCTTCCTGATTACGCCTGCTGCAAACAGACACCTGATGTCTGACCTCTTTCTTTGATCATGCTAGCACTTCAGTTACTAGTAATCTCCACGCTTTCTCCCAGACAGCTCATTTAAATATATAATCGTCACCTGCACATTTTCTGTCTGATCTGTGAGAGACCTTATGCCCTGGGCAGGCCGGCGCGGAGCAGAGTGCACAATCATACCATCTGCTTTAGCAGGAAATACCTTTCTCAGAAAAGCCACTCAGAATGAGGGAAAGTAGGAGGAGAAATGGgagctgtttttgtggaaaaagcaaAGGAAAGACTAGCAAAAGTCAGCCAGGAAAGGTGACCCGGAAATTACTTCTCTGAGGACAGAGGTCTCTCTATATTGTGCGGTTGGAAATGTTTGTCTAGCGAGCAGTGTGTGGTCTGAAGCGTGTAGATTGGGGCTTTCAAGGAAAGATAAACAGCCAGTAGGTTTGATCACTGGTTGAGTGATGATGCCAGGGACGGCACATTGGGAGGATTTCAGTCCCAGACTCAAAGCAGTGATAGTATTTATAGCCTGTAGACCTCCTCAGGGAATGTGGTTTTGTTAGATAAGCTAAACTGGGTCAGGGCTGGTCAGTGTTTGAATGGGAAACTGCCCACACAAAGGCAGGGACTGTAGGATAAGGGTAAGGCTACACTGTAGCTGGGAGGTGCAAGTCCCAGTGCAGGTAGATAGACAACCTCTCGCTCTGACTGAACTAGGGCTGCGGCTGCTCAAGTATAATCCCATCCAAGATCCTACGTACATACTCTGGCAGCTAACCTCTGCTACCACAACGGCACAGCTCTTTTTAGAGCACGAGCTCAATCAGAGCTAGCATATATCCATCTGCTTGAGCTGGAAATTAGACCCCCTCAAGCTGCATGCTGAATCAGTGCTGAACAAGGGCTGCAGAATCGTCCTCAGAAACGTTGTGCTGGCTGAAATGCTTCTTTTCATATAAGCCATAAGCCCTTTACCACTGTTAGTCGTTAAATATCCCAAGACCAATTCAgacctggctccactgaagtcagtacagTTGCACGTGTTTACCTCAGGTCTGAATTTCTTCTCTCTGCCATGTTGTTGTTTGCAACAGTTTTTACTCCGGGATCTCAATTCTGCCTACCCCAAAACTTCCTGTGTCAAATCTATCAGGCCCAGCACTGTTCTGTGCTTCTGTTGAGTAGTGCTTCTGGGCACTGTTCACCAGCTGTCACGTTTCATGTGAGAAGCAGCTGGAAGTCACGAGTTAGGTGAAATGATTCTCTATGTACAAGGCTAAAGTCAGACCTGCCTGGCTGTGTGctactccactgaaatcagtgaaagtTGCACCAAAGTGACCCAGGCTTAGATTTGATCCATGCTTTTGGACCCTTTAGAAAAAAGGGCACCAGATAAATGTCAGGTGGTATTCATGCTGATGCAGTGGTAGTAGCAACTTATATTTTAGATGGGTTTGTTTTTATTCTTGCCCAATAGGTAAACAAGATTGGATTTATCCAGAAGAAGGCCACCTTTAAAAAAGCCATAGTGCCCTTGGAGGATCACCTGGAGTGCCGATGTGAGGCACTGGTATCTCAGCCCTCCAGTCGCAGTTCACGTGAGCACAGAGGTAAGGCTGCTGGTGTGAGGGGAAGAGATAAGAAATACCGAAGATGAAAAAGAAGGCCAAAGCCTGAGCTGCTGCGAATCAGCACAGTGCCTGTGAAGTCTGTGG
Protein-coding regions in this window:
- the PDGFB gene encoding platelet-derived growth factor subunit B, which codes for MCLELLGLRIDMDFRLIFMSLWYLPLISTEGDPIPEDIYKIMSDSLVRSLSDLQRALQIDSVEEDGSNLDLNSTQAHLGQNLSRGKRSLMADAEPAVLAECKTRTEVFEITRSMVDSTNANFVVWPPCVEVQRCSGCCNNRNVQCRPTLVRVRHVQVNKIGFIQKKATFKKAIVPLEDHLECRCEALVSQPSSRSSREHRGASPSITAAPVSRKQRVHRLPAQKRKHRKFKHVHDKKVLKEILRT